In Oenanthe melanoleuca isolate GR-GAL-2019-014 chromosome 19, OMel1.0, whole genome shotgun sequence, a genomic segment contains:
- the AKAP10 gene encoding A-kinase anchor protein 10, mitochondrial isoform X2: MSFFRRKGRGAAGGRPPGSSPARLPGPGPAPPGIAAAPRQDARAPRSGVPANDAPMPVHSPQRSTRNHALLEAAGPSHVAINAISANMDSFSSSRTAALKKQPSHMEAAHFGDLGRSCLNYQAQETKSSLSKTLEQVLQDSVALPYFIQFMELRRMEHLVKFWLEAESFHSTTWSRIRAHSLNTVKQSSLAEPVSPSKQQELASPPAGWLEERLEGSGTAQLLQPEPDRTASSQNHAGLPGRESHSTTALPLRKPEPGTHSLPADQQESSKLSVSNRNSPSSALKDLSGKLMKSIERDAVKTFTKYISPDAAKPIPITEAMRNDIVAKICGEDGQVDPNCFVTAQSIVFNAMEQEHFSEFLRSHHFCKYQIEVLTSGTVYLADILFCESALFYFSEYMEKEDAVNVLQFWLAADNFQSQLAAKKGQYDGQEAQNDAMILYDKYFSLQATHPLGFDDSVRLEIESNICREGGPLPNCFTTPLRQAWTTMETVFLPGFLSSNLYYKYLNDLIHSVRGDEFPGGNIALSIQGPGSSDTDFIGSTDGSSSQSNVKKANVKILKNFDEAIIVDAASLDPESLYQRTYAGKMTFGRVSDLGQFIRESEPEPDVKKSKGSMFSQAMKKWVQGNTDEAQEEMAWRIAKMIVNDVMQQAQCEQPLEKVTKL, from the exons ATGTCCTTCTTCAGGCGGAAAGGTaggggggcggcgggcgggcggccgcCGGGCTCGTCCCCCGCGCGGCTGCCgggccccggccctgcccctcCGGGCAtcgccgccgcgccccgccaGGACGCGCGGGCCCCGAGGAGCGGCGTCCCCGCCAATGACG CTCCAATGCCAGTACATTCCCCTCAGAGAAGCACTAGGAATCATGCCttgctggaggctgcaggaccAAGCCATGTGGCCATCAATGCCATCTCTGCCAACATGGACTCCTTCTCCAGCAGCCGCACAGCTGCCCTCAAGAAGCAGCCAAGTCACATGGAAGCTGCTCACTTTGGAGACTTAG GCAGATCGTGTCTGAACTACCAGGCTCAAGAGACCAAATCAAGCCTTTCCAAGACCCTTGAACAAGTCCTGCAGGACAGTGTAGCCCTCCCTTACTTCATCCAGTTCATGGAGCTGCGCAGGATGGAGCACTTGGTGAAGTTCTGGTTGGAGGCCGAGAGCTTCCACTCCACCACGTGGTCGCGCATCCGCGCGCACAGCCTGAACACGGTGAAGCAGAgctccctggcagagccagtGTCCCCCTCCAAACAGCAGGAACtggcctctcctcctgctggctggctggaggagaggctggagggctctggcacagcccagctgctgcagcccgAGCCTGACAGAACTGCCAGCAGCCAGAACCACGCGGGGCTGCCGGGGCGGGAGAgccacagcaccacagctctgcctctgcgGAAACCAGAGCCAGGGACTCACTCTCTTCCAGCTGATCAGCAAGAATCTTCCAAGCTTTCAGTATCAAATAGAAACAGCCCCTCCTCTGCACTAAAGGACTTGTCAGGAAAACTCATGAAAA GTATAGAACGGGATGCAGTTAAGACTTTTACCAAATATATTTCTCCAGATGCTGCTAAACCAATCCCTATTACAGAAGCAATGAGAAATGACATAGTTG CAAAGATCTGTGGGGAGGATGGCCAAGTGGATCCCAACTGCTTTGTTACAGCACAGTCCATAGTGTTCAATGCAATGGAACAAGA GCACTTTAGTGAGTTTCTGCGGAGTCACCATTTCTGTAAATACCAGATCGAGGTGCTGACCAGTGGGACTGTGTATCTGGCTGACATTCTGTTCTGTGAGTCAGCCCTGTTCTACTTCTCTGAG TACATGGAGAAGGAAGATGCAGTTAATGTATTGCAATTCTGGTTGGCAGCAGATAACTTCCAGTCTCAGCTTGCTGCCAAAAAAGGCCAGTATGATGGGCAAGAAGCACAGAACGATGCCATGATTTTGTATGACAA GTACTTCTCCCTGCAGGCCACACATCCTCTGGGGTTTGATGACTCTGTGAGGCTGGAGATTGAATCCAACATCTGCAGGGAGGGGGGGCCCCTCCCCAACTGCTTCACCACTCCCTTAAGGCAGGCCTGGACAACCATGGAGACG GTTTTCCTACCTGGTTTCTTGTCAAGCAACCTTTACTACAAATACTTGAATGACCTCATCCATTCAGTACGAGGAGATGAATTCCCAGGAGGGAACATTGCACTGAGTATTCAAGGCCCTGGTAGCTCTGACACTGATTTCATAGGGAGCACAGATGGCTCTTCCTCCCAG tCCAATGTCAAAAAGGCTAATgttaaaatcctgaaaaattttGATGAAGCAATAATTGTAGATGCTGCAAGTCTGGATCCAGAATCTTTGTATCAACGAACATATGCAGG GAAGATGACATTTGGAAGAGTTAGTGACCTGGGGCAGTTCATCAGAGAATCTGAACCAGAACCTGATGTCAAAAAATCAAAAG GGTCCATGTTTTCACAAGCAATGAAGAAGTGGGTTCAAGGAAATACAGATGAG GCTCAAGAAGAGATGGCTTGGAGGATAGCAAAGATGATTGTCAACGATGTCATGCAGCAGGCGCAGTGTGAGCAGCCTTTGGAGAAGGTCACCAAG ctaTGA
- the AKAP10 gene encoding A-kinase anchor protein 10, mitochondrial isoform X1 — MSFFRRKGRGAAGGRPPGSSPARLPGPGPAPPGIAAAPRQDARAPRSGVPANDVKGKEQEKTTDVKTIKTPMPVHSPQRSTRNHALLEAAGPSHVAINAISANMDSFSSSRTAALKKQPSHMEAAHFGDLGRSCLNYQAQETKSSLSKTLEQVLQDSVALPYFIQFMELRRMEHLVKFWLEAESFHSTTWSRIRAHSLNTVKQSSLAEPVSPSKQQELASPPAGWLEERLEGSGTAQLLQPEPDRTASSQNHAGLPGRESHSTTALPLRKPEPGTHSLPADQQESSKLSVSNRNSPSSALKDLSGKLMKSIERDAVKTFTKYISPDAAKPIPITEAMRNDIVAKICGEDGQVDPNCFVTAQSIVFNAMEQEHFSEFLRSHHFCKYQIEVLTSGTVYLADILFCESALFYFSEYMEKEDAVNVLQFWLAADNFQSQLAAKKGQYDGQEAQNDAMILYDKYFSLQATHPLGFDDSVRLEIESNICREGGPLPNCFTTPLRQAWTTMETVFLPGFLSSNLYYKYLNDLIHSVRGDEFPGGNIALSIQGPGSSDTDFIGSTDGSSSQSNVKKANVKILKNFDEAIIVDAASLDPESLYQRTYAGKMTFGRVSDLGQFIRESEPEPDVKKSKGSMFSQAMKKWVQGNTDEAQEEMAWRIAKMIVNDVMQQAQCEQPLEKVTKL, encoded by the exons ATGTCCTTCTTCAGGCGGAAAGGTaggggggcggcgggcgggcggccgcCGGGCTCGTCCCCCGCGCGGCTGCCgggccccggccctgcccctcCGGGCAtcgccgccgcgccccgccaGGACGCGCGGGCCCCGAGGAGCGGCGTCCCCGCCAATGACG TGAAAGgcaaagaacaagaaaagacCACAGAtgtgaaaacaattaaaa CTCCAATGCCAGTACATTCCCCTCAGAGAAGCACTAGGAATCATGCCttgctggaggctgcaggaccAAGCCATGTGGCCATCAATGCCATCTCTGCCAACATGGACTCCTTCTCCAGCAGCCGCACAGCTGCCCTCAAGAAGCAGCCAAGTCACATGGAAGCTGCTCACTTTGGAGACTTAG GCAGATCGTGTCTGAACTACCAGGCTCAAGAGACCAAATCAAGCCTTTCCAAGACCCTTGAACAAGTCCTGCAGGACAGTGTAGCCCTCCCTTACTTCATCCAGTTCATGGAGCTGCGCAGGATGGAGCACTTGGTGAAGTTCTGGTTGGAGGCCGAGAGCTTCCACTCCACCACGTGGTCGCGCATCCGCGCGCACAGCCTGAACACGGTGAAGCAGAgctccctggcagagccagtGTCCCCCTCCAAACAGCAGGAACtggcctctcctcctgctggctggctggaggagaggctggagggctctggcacagcccagctgctgcagcccgAGCCTGACAGAACTGCCAGCAGCCAGAACCACGCGGGGCTGCCGGGGCGGGAGAgccacagcaccacagctctgcctctgcgGAAACCAGAGCCAGGGACTCACTCTCTTCCAGCTGATCAGCAAGAATCTTCCAAGCTTTCAGTATCAAATAGAAACAGCCCCTCCTCTGCACTAAAGGACTTGTCAGGAAAACTCATGAAAA GTATAGAACGGGATGCAGTTAAGACTTTTACCAAATATATTTCTCCAGATGCTGCTAAACCAATCCCTATTACAGAAGCAATGAGAAATGACATAGTTG CAAAGATCTGTGGGGAGGATGGCCAAGTGGATCCCAACTGCTTTGTTACAGCACAGTCCATAGTGTTCAATGCAATGGAACAAGA GCACTTTAGTGAGTTTCTGCGGAGTCACCATTTCTGTAAATACCAGATCGAGGTGCTGACCAGTGGGACTGTGTATCTGGCTGACATTCTGTTCTGTGAGTCAGCCCTGTTCTACTTCTCTGAG TACATGGAGAAGGAAGATGCAGTTAATGTATTGCAATTCTGGTTGGCAGCAGATAACTTCCAGTCTCAGCTTGCTGCCAAAAAAGGCCAGTATGATGGGCAAGAAGCACAGAACGATGCCATGATTTTGTATGACAA GTACTTCTCCCTGCAGGCCACACATCCTCTGGGGTTTGATGACTCTGTGAGGCTGGAGATTGAATCCAACATCTGCAGGGAGGGGGGGCCCCTCCCCAACTGCTTCACCACTCCCTTAAGGCAGGCCTGGACAACCATGGAGACG GTTTTCCTACCTGGTTTCTTGTCAAGCAACCTTTACTACAAATACTTGAATGACCTCATCCATTCAGTACGAGGAGATGAATTCCCAGGAGGGAACATTGCACTGAGTATTCAAGGCCCTGGTAGCTCTGACACTGATTTCATAGGGAGCACAGATGGCTCTTCCTCCCAG tCCAATGTCAAAAAGGCTAATgttaaaatcctgaaaaattttGATGAAGCAATAATTGTAGATGCTGCAAGTCTGGATCCAGAATCTTTGTATCAACGAACATATGCAGG GAAGATGACATTTGGAAGAGTTAGTGACCTGGGGCAGTTCATCAGAGAATCTGAACCAGAACCTGATGTCAAAAAATCAAAAG GGTCCATGTTTTCACAAGCAATGAAGAAGTGGGTTCAAGGAAATACAGATGAG GCTCAAGAAGAGATGGCTTGGAGGATAGCAAAGATGATTGTCAACGATGTCATGCAGCAGGCGCAGTGTGAGCAGCCTTTGGAGAAGGTCACCAAG ctaTGA
- the AKAP10 gene encoding A-kinase anchor protein 10, mitochondrial isoform X3, whose product MSFFRRKGRGAAGGRPPGSSPARLPGPGPAPPGIAAAPRQDARAPRSGVPANDVKGKEQEKTTDVKTIKTPMPVHSPQRSTRNHALLEAAGPSHVAINAISANMDSFSSSRTAALKKQPSHMEAAHFGDLGRSCLNYQAQETKSSLSKTLEQVLQDSVALPYFIQFMELRRMEHLVKFWLEAESFHSTTWSRIRAHSLNTVKQSSLAEPVSPSKQQELASPPAGWLEERLEGSGTAQLLQPEPDRTASSQNHAGLPGRESHSTTALPLRKPEPGTHSLPADQQESSKLSVSNRNSPSSALKDLSGKLMKSIERDAVKTFTKYISPDAAKPIPITEAMRNDIVAKICGEDGQVDPNCFVTAQSIVFNAMEQEHFSEFLRSHHFCKYQIEVLTSGTVYLADILFCESALFYFSEYMEKEDAVNVLQFWLAADNFQSQLAAKKGQYDGQEAQNDAMILYDKYFSLQATHPLGFDDSVRLEIESNICREGGPLPNCFTTPLRQAWTTMETVFLPGFLSSNLYYKYLNDLIHSVRGDEFPGGNIALSIQGPGSSDTDFIGSTDGSSSQSNVKKANVKILKNFDEAIIVDAASLDPESLYQRTYAGKMTFGRVSDLGQFIRESEPEPDVKKSKAGLQGA is encoded by the exons ATGTCCTTCTTCAGGCGGAAAGGTaggggggcggcgggcgggcggccgcCGGGCTCGTCCCCCGCGCGGCTGCCgggccccggccctgcccctcCGGGCAtcgccgccgcgccccgccaGGACGCGCGGGCCCCGAGGAGCGGCGTCCCCGCCAATGACG TGAAAGgcaaagaacaagaaaagacCACAGAtgtgaaaacaattaaaa CTCCAATGCCAGTACATTCCCCTCAGAGAAGCACTAGGAATCATGCCttgctggaggctgcaggaccAAGCCATGTGGCCATCAATGCCATCTCTGCCAACATGGACTCCTTCTCCAGCAGCCGCACAGCTGCCCTCAAGAAGCAGCCAAGTCACATGGAAGCTGCTCACTTTGGAGACTTAG GCAGATCGTGTCTGAACTACCAGGCTCAAGAGACCAAATCAAGCCTTTCCAAGACCCTTGAACAAGTCCTGCAGGACAGTGTAGCCCTCCCTTACTTCATCCAGTTCATGGAGCTGCGCAGGATGGAGCACTTGGTGAAGTTCTGGTTGGAGGCCGAGAGCTTCCACTCCACCACGTGGTCGCGCATCCGCGCGCACAGCCTGAACACGGTGAAGCAGAgctccctggcagagccagtGTCCCCCTCCAAACAGCAGGAACtggcctctcctcctgctggctggctggaggagaggctggagggctctggcacagcccagctgctgcagcccgAGCCTGACAGAACTGCCAGCAGCCAGAACCACGCGGGGCTGCCGGGGCGGGAGAgccacagcaccacagctctgcctctgcgGAAACCAGAGCCAGGGACTCACTCTCTTCCAGCTGATCAGCAAGAATCTTCCAAGCTTTCAGTATCAAATAGAAACAGCCCCTCCTCTGCACTAAAGGACTTGTCAGGAAAACTCATGAAAA GTATAGAACGGGATGCAGTTAAGACTTTTACCAAATATATTTCTCCAGATGCTGCTAAACCAATCCCTATTACAGAAGCAATGAGAAATGACATAGTTG CAAAGATCTGTGGGGAGGATGGCCAAGTGGATCCCAACTGCTTTGTTACAGCACAGTCCATAGTGTTCAATGCAATGGAACAAGA GCACTTTAGTGAGTTTCTGCGGAGTCACCATTTCTGTAAATACCAGATCGAGGTGCTGACCAGTGGGACTGTGTATCTGGCTGACATTCTGTTCTGTGAGTCAGCCCTGTTCTACTTCTCTGAG TACATGGAGAAGGAAGATGCAGTTAATGTATTGCAATTCTGGTTGGCAGCAGATAACTTCCAGTCTCAGCTTGCTGCCAAAAAAGGCCAGTATGATGGGCAAGAAGCACAGAACGATGCCATGATTTTGTATGACAA GTACTTCTCCCTGCAGGCCACACATCCTCTGGGGTTTGATGACTCTGTGAGGCTGGAGATTGAATCCAACATCTGCAGGGAGGGGGGGCCCCTCCCCAACTGCTTCACCACTCCCTTAAGGCAGGCCTGGACAACCATGGAGACG GTTTTCCTACCTGGTTTCTTGTCAAGCAACCTTTACTACAAATACTTGAATGACCTCATCCATTCAGTACGAGGAGATGAATTCCCAGGAGGGAACATTGCACTGAGTATTCAAGGCCCTGGTAGCTCTGACACTGATTTCATAGGGAGCACAGATGGCTCTTCCTCCCAG tCCAATGTCAAAAAGGCTAATgttaaaatcctgaaaaattttGATGAAGCAATAATTGTAGATGCTGCAAGTCTGGATCCAGAATCTTTGTATCAACGAACATATGCAGG GAAGATGACATTTGGAAGAGTTAGTGACCTGGGGCAGTTCATCAGAGAATCTGAACCAGAACCTGATGTCAAAAAATCAAAAG CTGGACTCCAGGGAGCATGA